A region of Nerophis ophidion isolate RoL-2023_Sa linkage group LG28, RoL_Noph_v1.0, whole genome shotgun sequence DNA encodes the following proteins:
- the LOC133545489 gene encoding gastrula zinc finger protein xLCGF3.1-like, translated as MMRTEEPQPSQIKKEEVYPLIPLVKKEEEDQLTPHFKEEEEEHSISQQGEHLEGLEEVDVTKMPVAGVPVKSEDDEVKGESEERGGGEPPSCSSTQHMTTEADGDHCGGSQADKLLAPLSDSEDTTSHSPDTDDEDSKDDKTCHTDNTHLTCSHCDKTFKYHCRLKVHMRTHTGERPFSCSICGKDFVRRHHFKAHMRIHTGEKTFMCSICGKKYTEQKYLERHTRIHTGEKPFICSECGKGFSQSVYLKAHMSKHTGEKVLSCLVRHKGFIQRGELKRHMRTHTGEKPYTCSVCCKSFIQSSHLKVHMITHTGEKVWSCSVCGERFFYKKQCKKHKCSENSSST; from the coding sequence agccacagccctcccagaTTAAGAAAGAAGAGGTATACCCACTGATCCCCCTtgttaaaaaggaagaggaggaccaactGACAccgcattttaaagaggaagaggaggaacacagcatcagtcagcagggagagcatcttgaagggctggaggaggttgatgtcaccaagatgccagtggctggtgtccctgtgaagagtgaagatgatgaagtcaaaggtgaaagtgaggagaggggagggggggagcctccaagctgcagctcaacacaacacatgacaacagaagctgatggagaccactgtggaggatcacaagcagacaagctcttagctccactatcagatagtgaggacacaacgtcacactctcctgacactgatgatgaagactctaaagatgataagacatgtcacactgacaacactcacctcacatgttctcactgtgacaaaacctttaaataccattgtcgtctgaaagtacacatgagaacacacactggagaaagacctttttcatgttcaatctgtggtaaagattttgttCGAAGgcaccatttcaaagcacacatgagaatacacaccggagaaaaaaccTTTATGTGCTCAATTTGCGGTAAAAAATACACCGAACAAAAGTATTTGGAAAGACACacaagaatacacactggtgaaaaaccttttatctgttcagaatgtggtaaagggtTTTCACAAAGTGTCTATTTGAAAGCACACATGAGcaaacacactggagaaaaagttTTGTCGTGTTTAGTCCGTCATAAAGGTTTTATACAACGTGGTGAGTTGAAAaggcacatgagaacacatactggtgaaaaaccttatacttgttcagtatgttgtaaaagttttatacaaagttcgcatttgaaagtacacatgataacacacacaggtgagaaagtgtggagttgcagtgtgtgtggtgaaagattctttTATAagaagcagtgtaagaaacacaagtgtagtgagaacagcagcagcacatga